A stretch of the Denticeps clupeoides chromosome 6, fDenClu1.1, whole genome shotgun sequence genome encodes the following:
- the LOC114792352 gene encoding U2 snRNP-associated SURP motif-containing protein-like isoform X3 yields the protein MADKKGKSVPVKKILTKKEQEEIKKKEEEKAAEVFEEFLASFDSSEKTGVKTFVRGGIVNATKDEQTAELKKNKLYRPASKFNPASQNVSPTPPSEIKKPLVKKKTEEKKKSNLELFKEELKQIQEEREERYKRKKGDPGASYADLDTPLTRRSIFDDDPAVPVTTNLYIGCINPKMNEEMLCKEFGKYGPLASVKIMWPRTDEERTRVTNRGFVAFMTRKDAERALAALDGKVVMGFEMKLGWGKAVRIPPQPLYTPVGVLKMSTPPPPSGLPFNAQPRDRFRNDFTKPWSRSKEEFDKTLSEAVVKVVIPTERHLLGLIHRMIEFVVREGPMFEAIIMSKEKNNPEFRFLFDNKSQEHVYYRWKLYSILQGDSPSEWRTTDFRMFRAGSIWRPPLLNPYLHGDEEGGEEESSMTPEEELKKGQLKTEHREKLETLLRSLTPRRDEIGDAMLFCLERAEAAEEVVSCITESLSILQTPLQKKVARLYLVSDILYNSCAKVANASYYRKYFESKLPQIFADISESYRNIQARLQAEQFKQKIMGCFRAWEDWAVYPESYLIQLQNIFLGLVKPGEEVTEVKSPDLDGAPLDGTTMDGLPLDGTLLDGAPLDGAPLDDLDGSPMLWDPSSLDGVAVDDIDGVPLGSSIDDIDGVPLEDASDKSRNLPHTRVALSKWERVDEGEPLKANTESKWDVAERDSEEDMNASSRDAKNGEDSDDDSSDDSSSPSKFEGADFKSSVTSFELSESKRSQLRELEVKVMKFQDELESGKRARKSEMTVQQQVQHYRNKLLQKEFDKDEQEKRDKTHQKQKERPKKEERMVWSEDRSKTREKDRKKRSPDREKNRDSRERTKSRSPKKSKRSRSPSPSKKSWRSSSRSPHRSHKKAKKSKH from the exons ATGGCAGACAAAAAAGGGAAATCTGTGCCTGTGAAGAAAATATTAACTAAAAAGGAACAAGAAGAGATCAAGAAgaag GAAGAAGAAAAGGCAGCTGAGGTTTTTGAAGAATTTTTAGCATCCTTTGACAGTAGTGAGAAGACTGGTGTAAAGACATTTGTACGTGGAGGCATTGTGAATGCAACTAAag ATGAACAAACTGCTGAACTGAAGAAGAACAAGCTCTACAGGCCGGCCTCCAAATTTAACCCAGCGTCTCAGAATGTTTCACCAACACCGCCTTCAGAAATCAAAAAGCCT CTtgtcaaaaagaaaacagaggagaagaagaagagcaatcTTGAGCTATTTAAGGAAGAACTAAAgca AATACAGGAGGAACGTGAGGAGAGATATAAAAGGAAGAAAGGTGACCCAGGAGCTAGTTACGCTGACCTGGACACACCTCTGACGCGGCGATCAA TATTTGACGATGACCCTGCCGTACCAGTCACCACCAACCTGTACATCGGCTGTATTAATCCAAAG ATGAATGAGGAGATGCTGTGTAAGGAATTTGGGAAATACGGACCGCTAGCCAGCGTGAAGATCATGTGGCCACGCACGGATGAAGAGCGCACACGTGTCACCAACCGGGGATTTGTGGCCTTCATGACACGAAAGGATGCAGAGAGAGCGCTGGCAGCACTAGATG GCAAAGTGGTCATGGGCTTTGAGATGAAATTGGGTTGGGGTAAAGCGGTCCGCATCCCCCCTCAACCGCTCTATACACCTGTTGGGGTCTTAAAAATGTCCACTCCGCCCCCTCCCTCAGGCCTACCATTCAATGCTCAACCCAGAGATCGTTTTCGCAATGATTTCACCAAACCATGGAGTCGTTCAAAGGAGGAATTCGATAAG ACTCTGTCGGAAGCCGTAGTCAAAGTGGTAATCCCAACAGAAAg GCACCTCTTAGGCCTGATTCACAGGATGATAGAGTTTGTGGTACGTGAGGGACCCATGTTCGAAGCCATCATCATGAGTAAAGAGAAGAATAACCCAGAGTTCAG GTTCCTTTTTGACAACAAAAGCCAGGAGCATGTGTACTACCGCTGGAAGCTCTACTCCATCCTGCAG GGTGATTCCCCCAGTGAATGGAGGACCACAGATTTCCGCATGTTCCGAGCGGGGTCCATCTGGAGGCCTCCTCTGCTTAATCCCTATCTCCATGGAGACGAGGAGGGAGGTGAGGAAGAATCATCAATGACTCCAGAAGAAGAACTAAAGAAGGGCCAGTTAAAGACTGA GCACAGGGAGAAGCTGGAAACACTGCTACGGAGTCTGACGCCACGCAGAGATGAGATCGGTGATGCCATGCTGTTCTGCCTGGAGAGAGCAGAGGCAGCAGAAGAGGTGGTGAGCTGCATCACAGAGTCACTCTCCATACTGCAGACGCCGCTACAGAAGAAG GTTGCACGATTGTACCTGGTCTCTGACATTCTGTACAACTCCTGTGCCAAAGTTGCCAACGCATCATATTACAGAAAATA CTTCGAATCCAAGTTACCCCAGATATTTGCAGACATTAGTGAATCCTACAGAAACATACAGGCTCGACTGCAAGCTGAACAGTTTAAG CAAAAGATTATGGGATGTTTCCGGGCGTGGGAAGACTGGGCAGTTTACCCAGAATCTTATCTGATCCAGCTGCAAAACATCTTCCTTGGCCTGGTGAAACCAGGAGAGGAGGTGACtgag GTGAAGTCTCCAGATCTAGATGGTGCACCTCTGGATGGAACAACTATGGATGGCCTGCCATTGGATGGAACACTGTTAGATGGTGCACCATTGGACGGGGCACCACTGGATGATCTGGATGGGTCACCGATGCTCTGGGATCCCAGCTCACTGGATGGTGTGGCTGTGGATGACATTGATGGGGTTCCACTTGGCTCCTCAATAGACGACATTGACGGAGTGCCTT TGGAAGATGCCTCTGATAAATCAAGAAATCTCCCTCACACAAGAGTTGCTCTGTCTAAATGGGAAAGAGTAGATGAGGGTGAGCCTTTAAAAG CAAACACTGAATCTAAATGGGATGTGGCAGAGCGGGACTCAGAAGAGGACATGAATGCAAG CAGCAGAGATGCAAAAAATGGTGAAGACTCTGATGACGATAGCAGTGACGACTCATCCAGTCCTTCAAAGTTTGAGGGGGCCGACTTTAAAAGCTCAGTGACCAGCTTTGAGCTCTCTGAGAGCAAGAGGAGCCAGCTAAGGGAGCTGGAG GTGAAGGTGATGAAGTTCCAAGATGAGCTGGAATCAGGGAAGAGAGCTCGGAAATCAGAAATGACAGTccagcagcaggtccagcaCTATAGAAACAAGCTTCTGCAGAAG GAATTTGACAAGGATGAGCAGGAAAAGAGGGACAAGACCCACCAGAAACAGAAGGAGCGGCcaaagaaagaggagagaatGGTGTGGTCCGAAGACCGGAGCAAGACGAGGGAGAAGGACAGGAAGAAAAGGAGTCCAGATCGGGAGAAAAACAGGGACTCACGAGAAAG AACAAAGTCCAGATCTCCCAAGAAGTCAAAGCGTTCCCGGTCTCCATCACCCAGCAAGAAGTCTTGGAGGTCATCGTCCCGCTCGCCTCACCGTTCTCACAAGAAAGCTAAGAAGAGTAAACACTGA
- the LOC114792352 gene encoding U2 snRNP-associated SURP motif-containing protein-like isoform X1 translates to MADKKGKSVPVKKILTKKEQEEIKKKEEEKAAEVFEEFLASFDSSEKTGVKTFVRGGIVNATKDEQTAELKKNKLYRPASKFNPASQNVSPTPPSEIKKPLVKKKTEEKKKSNLELFKEELKQIQEEREERYKRKKGDPGASYADLDTPLTRRSIFDDDPAVPVTTNLYIGCINPKMNEEMLCKEFGKYGPLASVKIMWPRTDEERTRVTNRGFVAFMTRKDAERALAALDGKVVMGFEMKLGWGKAVRIPPQPLYTPVGVLKMSTPPPPSGLPFNAQPRDRFRNDFTKPWSRSKEEFDKTLSEAVVKVVIPTERHLLGLIHRMIEFVVREGPMFEAIIMSKEKNNPEFRFLFDNKSQEHVYYRWKLYSILQGDSPSEWRTTDFRMFRAGSIWRPPLLNPYLHGDEEGGEEESSMTPEEELKKGQLKTEHREKLETLLRSLTPRRDEIGDAMLFCLERAEAAEEVVSCITESLSILQTPLQKKVARLYLVSDILYNSCAKVANASYYRKYFESKLPQIFADISESYRNIQARLQAEQFKQKIMGCFRAWEDWAVYPESYLIQLQNIFLGLVKPGEEVTEVKSPDLDGAPLDGTTMDGLPLDGTLLDGAPLDGAPLDDLDGSPMLWDPSSLDGVAVDDIDGVPLGSSIDDIDGVPLEDASDKSRNLPHTRVALSKWERVDEGEPLKANTESKWDVAERDSEEDMNASSRDAKNGEDSDDDSSDDSSSPSKFEGADFKSSVTSFELSESKRSQLRELEVSCTSILPSKVKVMKFQDELESGKRARKSEMTVQQQVQHYRNKLLQKEFDKDEQEKRDKTHQKQKERPKKEERMVWSEDRSKTREKDRKKRSPDREKNRDSRERTKSRSPKKSKRSRSPSPSKKSWRSSSRSPHRSHKKAKKSKH, encoded by the exons ATGGCAGACAAAAAAGGGAAATCTGTGCCTGTGAAGAAAATATTAACTAAAAAGGAACAAGAAGAGATCAAGAAgaag GAAGAAGAAAAGGCAGCTGAGGTTTTTGAAGAATTTTTAGCATCCTTTGACAGTAGTGAGAAGACTGGTGTAAAGACATTTGTACGTGGAGGCATTGTGAATGCAACTAAag ATGAACAAACTGCTGAACTGAAGAAGAACAAGCTCTACAGGCCGGCCTCCAAATTTAACCCAGCGTCTCAGAATGTTTCACCAACACCGCCTTCAGAAATCAAAAAGCCT CTtgtcaaaaagaaaacagaggagaagaagaagagcaatcTTGAGCTATTTAAGGAAGAACTAAAgca AATACAGGAGGAACGTGAGGAGAGATATAAAAGGAAGAAAGGTGACCCAGGAGCTAGTTACGCTGACCTGGACACACCTCTGACGCGGCGATCAA TATTTGACGATGACCCTGCCGTACCAGTCACCACCAACCTGTACATCGGCTGTATTAATCCAAAG ATGAATGAGGAGATGCTGTGTAAGGAATTTGGGAAATACGGACCGCTAGCCAGCGTGAAGATCATGTGGCCACGCACGGATGAAGAGCGCACACGTGTCACCAACCGGGGATTTGTGGCCTTCATGACACGAAAGGATGCAGAGAGAGCGCTGGCAGCACTAGATG GCAAAGTGGTCATGGGCTTTGAGATGAAATTGGGTTGGGGTAAAGCGGTCCGCATCCCCCCTCAACCGCTCTATACACCTGTTGGGGTCTTAAAAATGTCCACTCCGCCCCCTCCCTCAGGCCTACCATTCAATGCTCAACCCAGAGATCGTTTTCGCAATGATTTCACCAAACCATGGAGTCGTTCAAAGGAGGAATTCGATAAG ACTCTGTCGGAAGCCGTAGTCAAAGTGGTAATCCCAACAGAAAg GCACCTCTTAGGCCTGATTCACAGGATGATAGAGTTTGTGGTACGTGAGGGACCCATGTTCGAAGCCATCATCATGAGTAAAGAGAAGAATAACCCAGAGTTCAG GTTCCTTTTTGACAACAAAAGCCAGGAGCATGTGTACTACCGCTGGAAGCTCTACTCCATCCTGCAG GGTGATTCCCCCAGTGAATGGAGGACCACAGATTTCCGCATGTTCCGAGCGGGGTCCATCTGGAGGCCTCCTCTGCTTAATCCCTATCTCCATGGAGACGAGGAGGGAGGTGAGGAAGAATCATCAATGACTCCAGAAGAAGAACTAAAGAAGGGCCAGTTAAAGACTGA GCACAGGGAGAAGCTGGAAACACTGCTACGGAGTCTGACGCCACGCAGAGATGAGATCGGTGATGCCATGCTGTTCTGCCTGGAGAGAGCAGAGGCAGCAGAAGAGGTGGTGAGCTGCATCACAGAGTCACTCTCCATACTGCAGACGCCGCTACAGAAGAAG GTTGCACGATTGTACCTGGTCTCTGACATTCTGTACAACTCCTGTGCCAAAGTTGCCAACGCATCATATTACAGAAAATA CTTCGAATCCAAGTTACCCCAGATATTTGCAGACATTAGTGAATCCTACAGAAACATACAGGCTCGACTGCAAGCTGAACAGTTTAAG CAAAAGATTATGGGATGTTTCCGGGCGTGGGAAGACTGGGCAGTTTACCCAGAATCTTATCTGATCCAGCTGCAAAACATCTTCCTTGGCCTGGTGAAACCAGGAGAGGAGGTGACtgag GTGAAGTCTCCAGATCTAGATGGTGCACCTCTGGATGGAACAACTATGGATGGCCTGCCATTGGATGGAACACTGTTAGATGGTGCACCATTGGACGGGGCACCACTGGATGATCTGGATGGGTCACCGATGCTCTGGGATCCCAGCTCACTGGATGGTGTGGCTGTGGATGACATTGATGGGGTTCCACTTGGCTCCTCAATAGACGACATTGACGGAGTGCCTT TGGAAGATGCCTCTGATAAATCAAGAAATCTCCCTCACACAAGAGTTGCTCTGTCTAAATGGGAAAGAGTAGATGAGGGTGAGCCTTTAAAAG CAAACACTGAATCTAAATGGGATGTGGCAGAGCGGGACTCAGAAGAGGACATGAATGCAAG CAGCAGAGATGCAAAAAATGGTGAAGACTCTGATGACGATAGCAGTGACGACTCATCCAGTCCTTCAAAGTTTGAGGGGGCCGACTTTAAAAGCTCAGTGACCAGCTTTGAGCTCTCTGAGAGCAAGAGGAGCCAGCTAAGGGAGCTGGAGGTGAGCTGCACCTCCATCTTACCATCTAAG GTGAAGGTGATGAAGTTCCAAGATGAGCTGGAATCAGGGAAGAGAGCTCGGAAATCAGAAATGACAGTccagcagcaggtccagcaCTATAGAAACAAGCTTCTGCAGAAG GAATTTGACAAGGATGAGCAGGAAAAGAGGGACAAGACCCACCAGAAACAGAAGGAGCGGCcaaagaaagaggagagaatGGTGTGGTCCGAAGACCGGAGCAAGACGAGGGAGAAGGACAGGAAGAAAAGGAGTCCAGATCGGGAGAAAAACAGGGACTCACGAGAAAG AACAAAGTCCAGATCTCCCAAGAAGTCAAAGCGTTCCCGGTCTCCATCACCCAGCAAGAAGTCTTGGAGGTCATCGTCCCGCTCGCCTCACCGTTCTCACAAGAAAGCTAAGAAGAGTAAACACTGA
- the LOC114792352 gene encoding U2 snRNP-associated SURP motif-containing protein-like isoform X2 — MADKKGKSVPVKKILTKKEQEEIKKKEEEKAAEVFEEFLASFDSSEKTGVKTFVRGGIVNATKDEQTAELKKNKLYRPASKFNPASQNVSPTPPSEIKKPLVKKKTEEKKKSNLELFKEELKQIQEEREERYKRKKGDPGASYADLDTPLTRRSIFDDDPAVPVTTNLYIGCINPKMNEEMLCKEFGKYGPLASVKIMWPRTDEERTRVTNRGFVAFMTRKDAERALAALDGKVVMGFEMKLGWGKAVRIPPQPLYTPVGVLKMSTPPPPSGLPFNAQPRDRFRNDFTKPWSRSKEEFDKTLSEAVVKVVIPTERHLLGLIHRMIEFVVREGPMFEAIIMSKEKNNPEFRFLFDNKSQEHVYYRWKLYSILQGDSPSEWRTTDFRMFRAGSIWRPPLLNPYLHGDEEGGEEESSMTPEEELKKGQLKTEHREKLETLLRSLTPRRDEIGDAMLFCLERAEAAEEVVSCITESLSILQTPLQKKVARLYLVSDILYNSCAKVANASYYRKYFESKLPQIFADISESYRNIQARLQAEQFKQKIMGCFRAWEDWAVYPESYLIQLQNIFLGLVKPGEEVTEVKSPDLDGAPLDGTTMDGLPLDGTLLDGAPLDGAPLDDLDGSPMLWDPSSLDGVAVDDIDGVPLGSSIDDIDGVPLEDASDKSRNLPHTRVALSKWERVDEGEPLKANTESKWDVAERDSEEDMNASRDAKNGEDSDDDSSDDSSSPSKFEGADFKSSVTSFELSESKRSQLRELEVSCTSILPSKVKVMKFQDELESGKRARKSEMTVQQQVQHYRNKLLQKEFDKDEQEKRDKTHQKQKERPKKEERMVWSEDRSKTREKDRKKRSPDREKNRDSRERTKSRSPKKSKRSRSPSPSKKSWRSSSRSPHRSHKKAKKSKH, encoded by the exons ATGGCAGACAAAAAAGGGAAATCTGTGCCTGTGAAGAAAATATTAACTAAAAAGGAACAAGAAGAGATCAAGAAgaag GAAGAAGAAAAGGCAGCTGAGGTTTTTGAAGAATTTTTAGCATCCTTTGACAGTAGTGAGAAGACTGGTGTAAAGACATTTGTACGTGGAGGCATTGTGAATGCAACTAAag ATGAACAAACTGCTGAACTGAAGAAGAACAAGCTCTACAGGCCGGCCTCCAAATTTAACCCAGCGTCTCAGAATGTTTCACCAACACCGCCTTCAGAAATCAAAAAGCCT CTtgtcaaaaagaaaacagaggagaagaagaagagcaatcTTGAGCTATTTAAGGAAGAACTAAAgca AATACAGGAGGAACGTGAGGAGAGATATAAAAGGAAGAAAGGTGACCCAGGAGCTAGTTACGCTGACCTGGACACACCTCTGACGCGGCGATCAA TATTTGACGATGACCCTGCCGTACCAGTCACCACCAACCTGTACATCGGCTGTATTAATCCAAAG ATGAATGAGGAGATGCTGTGTAAGGAATTTGGGAAATACGGACCGCTAGCCAGCGTGAAGATCATGTGGCCACGCACGGATGAAGAGCGCACACGTGTCACCAACCGGGGATTTGTGGCCTTCATGACACGAAAGGATGCAGAGAGAGCGCTGGCAGCACTAGATG GCAAAGTGGTCATGGGCTTTGAGATGAAATTGGGTTGGGGTAAAGCGGTCCGCATCCCCCCTCAACCGCTCTATACACCTGTTGGGGTCTTAAAAATGTCCACTCCGCCCCCTCCCTCAGGCCTACCATTCAATGCTCAACCCAGAGATCGTTTTCGCAATGATTTCACCAAACCATGGAGTCGTTCAAAGGAGGAATTCGATAAG ACTCTGTCGGAAGCCGTAGTCAAAGTGGTAATCCCAACAGAAAg GCACCTCTTAGGCCTGATTCACAGGATGATAGAGTTTGTGGTACGTGAGGGACCCATGTTCGAAGCCATCATCATGAGTAAAGAGAAGAATAACCCAGAGTTCAG GTTCCTTTTTGACAACAAAAGCCAGGAGCATGTGTACTACCGCTGGAAGCTCTACTCCATCCTGCAG GGTGATTCCCCCAGTGAATGGAGGACCACAGATTTCCGCATGTTCCGAGCGGGGTCCATCTGGAGGCCTCCTCTGCTTAATCCCTATCTCCATGGAGACGAGGAGGGAGGTGAGGAAGAATCATCAATGACTCCAGAAGAAGAACTAAAGAAGGGCCAGTTAAAGACTGA GCACAGGGAGAAGCTGGAAACACTGCTACGGAGTCTGACGCCACGCAGAGATGAGATCGGTGATGCCATGCTGTTCTGCCTGGAGAGAGCAGAGGCAGCAGAAGAGGTGGTGAGCTGCATCACAGAGTCACTCTCCATACTGCAGACGCCGCTACAGAAGAAG GTTGCACGATTGTACCTGGTCTCTGACATTCTGTACAACTCCTGTGCCAAAGTTGCCAACGCATCATATTACAGAAAATA CTTCGAATCCAAGTTACCCCAGATATTTGCAGACATTAGTGAATCCTACAGAAACATACAGGCTCGACTGCAAGCTGAACAGTTTAAG CAAAAGATTATGGGATGTTTCCGGGCGTGGGAAGACTGGGCAGTTTACCCAGAATCTTATCTGATCCAGCTGCAAAACATCTTCCTTGGCCTGGTGAAACCAGGAGAGGAGGTGACtgag GTGAAGTCTCCAGATCTAGATGGTGCACCTCTGGATGGAACAACTATGGATGGCCTGCCATTGGATGGAACACTGTTAGATGGTGCACCATTGGACGGGGCACCACTGGATGATCTGGATGGGTCACCGATGCTCTGGGATCCCAGCTCACTGGATGGTGTGGCTGTGGATGACATTGATGGGGTTCCACTTGGCTCCTCAATAGACGACATTGACGGAGTGCCTT TGGAAGATGCCTCTGATAAATCAAGAAATCTCCCTCACACAAGAGTTGCTCTGTCTAAATGGGAAAGAGTAGATGAGGGTGAGCCTTTAAAAG CAAACACTGAATCTAAATGGGATGTGGCAGAGCGGGACTCAGAAGAGGACATGAATGCAAG CAGAGATGCAAAAAATGGTGAAGACTCTGATGACGATAGCAGTGACGACTCATCCAGTCCTTCAAAGTTTGAGGGGGCCGACTTTAAAAGCTCAGTGACCAGCTTTGAGCTCTCTGAGAGCAAGAGGAGCCAGCTAAGGGAGCTGGAGGTGAGCTGCACCTCCATCTTACCATCTAAG GTGAAGGTGATGAAGTTCCAAGATGAGCTGGAATCAGGGAAGAGAGCTCGGAAATCAGAAATGACAGTccagcagcaggtccagcaCTATAGAAACAAGCTTCTGCAGAAG GAATTTGACAAGGATGAGCAGGAAAAGAGGGACAAGACCCACCAGAAACAGAAGGAGCGGCcaaagaaagaggagagaatGGTGTGGTCCGAAGACCGGAGCAAGACGAGGGAGAAGGACAGGAAGAAAAGGAGTCCAGATCGGGAGAAAAACAGGGACTCACGAGAAAG AACAAAGTCCAGATCTCCCAAGAAGTCAAAGCGTTCCCGGTCTCCATCACCCAGCAAGAAGTCTTGGAGGTCATCGTCCCGCTCGCCTCACCGTTCTCACAAGAAAGCTAAGAAGAGTAAACACTGA
- the LOC114792352 gene encoding U2 snRNP-associated SURP motif-containing protein-like isoform X4 encodes MADKKGKSVPVKKILTKKEQEEIKKKEEEKAAEVFEEFLASFDSSEKTGVKTFVRGGIVNATKDEQTAELKKNKLYRPASKFNPASQNVSPTPPSEIKKPLVKKKTEEKKKSNLELFKEELKQIQEEREERYKRKKGDPGASYADLDTPLTRRSIFDDDPAVPVTTNLYIGCINPKMNEEMLCKEFGKYGPLASVKIMWPRTDEERTRVTNRGFVAFMTRKDAERALAALDGKVVMGFEMKLGWGKAVRIPPQPLYTPVGVLKMSTPPPPSGLPFNAQPRDRFRNDFTKPWSRSKEEFDKTLSEAVVKVVIPTERHLLGLIHRMIEFVVREGPMFEAIIMSKEKNNPEFRFLFDNKSQEHVYYRWKLYSILQGDSPSEWRTTDFRMFRAGSIWRPPLLNPYLHGDEEGGEEESSMTPEEELKKGQLKTEHREKLETLLRSLTPRRDEIGDAMLFCLERAEAAEEVVSCITESLSILQTPLQKKVARLYLVSDILYNSCAKVANASYYRKYFESKLPQIFADISESYRNIQARLQAEQFKQKIMGCFRAWEDWAVYPESYLIQLQNIFLGLVKPGEEVTEVKSPDLDGAPLDGTTMDGLPLDGTLLDGAPLDGAPLDDLDGSPMLWDPSSLDGVAVDDIDGVPLGSSIDDIDGVPLEDASDKSRNLPHTRVALSKWERVDEGEPLKANTESKWDVAERDSEEDMNASRDAKNGEDSDDDSSDDSSSPSKFEGADFKSSVTSFELSESKRSQLRELEVKVMKFQDELESGKRARKSEMTVQQQVQHYRNKLLQKEFDKDEQEKRDKTHQKQKERPKKEERMVWSEDRSKTREKDRKKRSPDREKNRDSRERTKSRSPKKSKRSRSPSPSKKSWRSSSRSPHRSHKKAKKSKH; translated from the exons ATGGCAGACAAAAAAGGGAAATCTGTGCCTGTGAAGAAAATATTAACTAAAAAGGAACAAGAAGAGATCAAGAAgaag GAAGAAGAAAAGGCAGCTGAGGTTTTTGAAGAATTTTTAGCATCCTTTGACAGTAGTGAGAAGACTGGTGTAAAGACATTTGTACGTGGAGGCATTGTGAATGCAACTAAag ATGAACAAACTGCTGAACTGAAGAAGAACAAGCTCTACAGGCCGGCCTCCAAATTTAACCCAGCGTCTCAGAATGTTTCACCAACACCGCCTTCAGAAATCAAAAAGCCT CTtgtcaaaaagaaaacagaggagaagaagaagagcaatcTTGAGCTATTTAAGGAAGAACTAAAgca AATACAGGAGGAACGTGAGGAGAGATATAAAAGGAAGAAAGGTGACCCAGGAGCTAGTTACGCTGACCTGGACACACCTCTGACGCGGCGATCAA TATTTGACGATGACCCTGCCGTACCAGTCACCACCAACCTGTACATCGGCTGTATTAATCCAAAG ATGAATGAGGAGATGCTGTGTAAGGAATTTGGGAAATACGGACCGCTAGCCAGCGTGAAGATCATGTGGCCACGCACGGATGAAGAGCGCACACGTGTCACCAACCGGGGATTTGTGGCCTTCATGACACGAAAGGATGCAGAGAGAGCGCTGGCAGCACTAGATG GCAAAGTGGTCATGGGCTTTGAGATGAAATTGGGTTGGGGTAAAGCGGTCCGCATCCCCCCTCAACCGCTCTATACACCTGTTGGGGTCTTAAAAATGTCCACTCCGCCCCCTCCCTCAGGCCTACCATTCAATGCTCAACCCAGAGATCGTTTTCGCAATGATTTCACCAAACCATGGAGTCGTTCAAAGGAGGAATTCGATAAG ACTCTGTCGGAAGCCGTAGTCAAAGTGGTAATCCCAACAGAAAg GCACCTCTTAGGCCTGATTCACAGGATGATAGAGTTTGTGGTACGTGAGGGACCCATGTTCGAAGCCATCATCATGAGTAAAGAGAAGAATAACCCAGAGTTCAG GTTCCTTTTTGACAACAAAAGCCAGGAGCATGTGTACTACCGCTGGAAGCTCTACTCCATCCTGCAG GGTGATTCCCCCAGTGAATGGAGGACCACAGATTTCCGCATGTTCCGAGCGGGGTCCATCTGGAGGCCTCCTCTGCTTAATCCCTATCTCCATGGAGACGAGGAGGGAGGTGAGGAAGAATCATCAATGACTCCAGAAGAAGAACTAAAGAAGGGCCAGTTAAAGACTGA GCACAGGGAGAAGCTGGAAACACTGCTACGGAGTCTGACGCCACGCAGAGATGAGATCGGTGATGCCATGCTGTTCTGCCTGGAGAGAGCAGAGGCAGCAGAAGAGGTGGTGAGCTGCATCACAGAGTCACTCTCCATACTGCAGACGCCGCTACAGAAGAAG GTTGCACGATTGTACCTGGTCTCTGACATTCTGTACAACTCCTGTGCCAAAGTTGCCAACGCATCATATTACAGAAAATA CTTCGAATCCAAGTTACCCCAGATATTTGCAGACATTAGTGAATCCTACAGAAACATACAGGCTCGACTGCAAGCTGAACAGTTTAAG CAAAAGATTATGGGATGTTTCCGGGCGTGGGAAGACTGGGCAGTTTACCCAGAATCTTATCTGATCCAGCTGCAAAACATCTTCCTTGGCCTGGTGAAACCAGGAGAGGAGGTGACtgag GTGAAGTCTCCAGATCTAGATGGTGCACCTCTGGATGGAACAACTATGGATGGCCTGCCATTGGATGGAACACTGTTAGATGGTGCACCATTGGACGGGGCACCACTGGATGATCTGGATGGGTCACCGATGCTCTGGGATCCCAGCTCACTGGATGGTGTGGCTGTGGATGACATTGATGGGGTTCCACTTGGCTCCTCAATAGACGACATTGACGGAGTGCCTT TGGAAGATGCCTCTGATAAATCAAGAAATCTCCCTCACACAAGAGTTGCTCTGTCTAAATGGGAAAGAGTAGATGAGGGTGAGCCTTTAAAAG CAAACACTGAATCTAAATGGGATGTGGCAGAGCGGGACTCAGAAGAGGACATGAATGCAAG CAGAGATGCAAAAAATGGTGAAGACTCTGATGACGATAGCAGTGACGACTCATCCAGTCCTTCAAAGTTTGAGGGGGCCGACTTTAAAAGCTCAGTGACCAGCTTTGAGCTCTCTGAGAGCAAGAGGAGCCAGCTAAGGGAGCTGGAG GTGAAGGTGATGAAGTTCCAAGATGAGCTGGAATCAGGGAAGAGAGCTCGGAAATCAGAAATGACAGTccagcagcaggtccagcaCTATAGAAACAAGCTTCTGCAGAAG GAATTTGACAAGGATGAGCAGGAAAAGAGGGACAAGACCCACCAGAAACAGAAGGAGCGGCcaaagaaagaggagagaatGGTGTGGTCCGAAGACCGGAGCAAGACGAGGGAGAAGGACAGGAAGAAAAGGAGTCCAGATCGGGAGAAAAACAGGGACTCACGAGAAAG AACAAAGTCCAGATCTCCCAAGAAGTCAAAGCGTTCCCGGTCTCCATCACCCAGCAAGAAGTCTTGGAGGTCATCGTCCCGCTCGCCTCACCGTTCTCACAAGAAAGCTAAGAAGAGTAAACACTGA